Proteins from a single region of Starkeya sp. ORNL1:
- a CDS encoding SpoIIE family protein phosphatase — translation MLLRTRITLIVALGFVLLVAVLGLGSYLSDRQDEKRFSEIATLAQSALWDEIVRGATADLVDEHGRLSASDAFRNAALARDRTAATAALTTEGVAIDQNGGEIVAVIGANRDPLMVVGSLGKDQITMQALLDAGTLDRVIAGSRINGLRQVSASEVIILAAGPLNLPGGGRAALLLARGAQGPLQRFADQTGSAATLVTLRGRVVASTDAELWQHAGITLAPRSPTVEQVDYDGRLYSLVSVPISDITGGVTGAVASLRDMTDTLSVSRFISHAALVGAVGLSLIGIIGLNFYLWRGFRPLEGAINAMHALARGDLSARLEGSGRRDEIGRIAEAIDTFRGNAQALADSRTQRERIRRRQESVIRTELEGLAASLDSVGREGVLTLLSDLSAGEAPQEDPLRRLAGVMRDLSRRIVDQHQTLSSMVHELREALVTKTKLAGLQQELEIARQVQLAILPRDVPRDTRIEVNGLMTPAREVGGDFFDYFMVDRNTMGFVIADVSGKGVPAALFMAISRTLLKSTALFEASPALCMRRINDVLASENDQMLFVTMLYGIVDLRTGRVTYVNAGHNPPYRVTKDGEITLVPPTGGMAVAVVEDFPYVERELRLAPGETLFLFTDGVTEAFDPEDVAYGEDRLIEILATTCGGDRPIGAAAEAVVTSVRAFEQGLPPADDLTCLAVRYRGPA, via the coding sequence ATGCTGCTGCGCACCCGCATCACCCTCATCGTCGCGCTCGGCTTCGTGCTGCTGGTCGCCGTGCTCGGGCTCGGCTCCTATCTCAGCGACCGCCAGGACGAGAAGCGCTTCTCCGAGATCGCGACCCTGGCCCAGTCCGCGCTATGGGACGAGATCGTGCGCGGCGCCACCGCCGACCTCGTCGACGAGCATGGACGGCTCTCCGCCTCGGACGCCTTCCGCAATGCCGCGCTGGCCCGCGACCGTACCGCCGCCACCGCGGCGCTGACGACGGAGGGCGTCGCGATCGACCAGAATGGCGGCGAGATCGTCGCGGTGATCGGCGCCAATCGCGACCCGCTCATGGTGGTCGGCTCGCTCGGCAAGGACCAGATCACGATGCAGGCGCTGCTCGATGCGGGCACGCTCGACCGGGTGATCGCCGGCTCGCGCATCAATGGCTTGCGCCAGGTCTCGGCGAGCGAGGTCATCATCCTCGCCGCCGGCCCGCTCAACCTGCCGGGTGGCGGGCGCGCGGCGCTGCTGCTGGCGCGCGGCGCGCAGGGCCCGCTGCAACGCTTCGCCGACCAGACCGGCTCGGCGGCGACGCTGGTCACGCTGCGCGGGCGCGTCGTCGCCTCGACCGATGCCGAGCTGTGGCAGCATGCCGGCATCACGCTTGCCCCGCGCAGCCCGACCGTCGAGCAGGTCGATTATGACGGGCGGCTCTACAGCCTGGTCAGCGTGCCGATCAGCGACATCACCGGCGGCGTCACCGGCGCGGTGGCGAGCCTGCGCGACATGACCGACACGCTCAGCGTCTCGCGCTTCATCAGCCACGCTGCGCTGGTGGGCGCCGTCGGGCTCTCGCTGATCGGCATCATCGGGCTGAACTTCTATCTGTGGCGCGGCTTCCGCCCACTGGAAGGCGCGATCAACGCCATGCATGCGCTGGCGCGCGGCGACCTCTCGGCGCGCCTGGAAGGCAGCGGCCGACGCGACGAGATCGGCCGCATTGCCGAGGCCATCGACACCTTCCGCGGCAACGCGCAGGCGCTCGCCGACAGCCGCACCCAGCGCGAGCGCATCCGCCGCCGCCAGGAATCGGTGATCCGCACCGAGCTGGAGGGGCTCGCCGCCTCGCTCGATTCGGTCGGCCGCGAGGGCGTGCTGACGCTGCTCTCCGATCTGTCGGCGGGCGAGGCGCCGCAGGAGGATCCGCTGCGCCGGCTCGCCGGGGTGATGCGCGACCTGTCACGGCGCATCGTCGACCAGCACCAGACGCTGTCCTCGATGGTGCATGAGTTGCGCGAGGCCCTGGTCACCAAGACCAAGCTCGCCGGCCTGCAGCAGGAGCTGGAGATCGCTCGGCAGGTGCAGCTCGCCATCCTGCCGCGCGACGTGCCGCGCGACACCCGCATCGAAGTGAACGGGCTGATGACCCCGGCGCGCGAGGTGGGCGGCGACTTCTTCGACTATTTCATGGTCGACCGGAACACCATGGGCTTCGTCATCGCCGACGTGTCCGGCAAGGGCGTGCCGGCGGCGCTGTTCATGGCGATCTCGCGCACGCTGCTGAAATCGACCGCGCTGTTCGAGGCCTCGCCGGCGCTGTGCATGCGACGCATCAACGACGTGCTGGCGTCCGAGAACGACCAGATGCTGTTCGTCACCATGCTGTACGGCATCGTCGATCTCAGGACCGGCCGGGTGACCTATGTGAATGCCGGCCACAATCCGCCTTATCGCGTCACCAAGGATGGCGAGATCACGCTGGTGCCGCCGACCGGGGGCATGGCGGTCGCGGTGGTGGAGGACTTCCCCTATGTCGAGCGCGAATTGCGGCTCGCTCCCGGCGAGACGCTGTTCCTGTTCACCGACGGCGTGACCGAGGCCTTCGACCCGGAAGACGTAGCGTATGGCGAGGACCGGCTGATCGAGATCCTCGCCACCACCTGCGGCGGCGACCGGCCGATCGGCGCGGCGGCGGAAGCCGTGGTCACCTCGGTGCGCGCCTTCGAGCAGGGCCTGCCGCCGGCGGACGACCTGACGTGCCTGGCGGTGAGGTATCGCGGGCCGGCGTAG
- a CDS encoding transposase: MPQPIPPANAGLRILGADVAKGSIVFHDDQTGRSWSAANTPESLGAALAPYAGYDWLICETTGGYERALLETAAAVGLPAARVDAAQAKAFIASHGGRAKTDRIDAAWLSRYGRERAATLTPWQVPSREREAFAARLRHRQDLLAQRTQAKNRRGAPGAEPLHQLLDRQIHFLTSQIAEIDRLMAEQLDADPDLARHEQILRAIPGIGPVAARTLIALLPELGRLGPKQAASLAGLAPHPRDSGSARKYRRMTGGRAALRPVLFMAALSAARAHPALSAVYQRLTAAGKPKRLAIAAVARKLVVIANATLRDAQIPQPN, translated from the coding sequence ATGCCTCAACCCATCCCGCCGGCCAATGCCGGCCTGCGCATCCTGGGCGCCGATGTCGCCAAGGGCAGCATCGTCTTCCATGACGACCAAACCGGCCGCAGCTGGAGCGCGGCCAACACCCCCGAGAGCCTGGGCGCGGCGCTGGCGCCCTACGCCGGCTATGACTGGCTGATTTGCGAGACCACTGGCGGCTACGAGCGCGCGCTGCTCGAGACGGCGGCCGCGGTGGGCTTGCCGGCCGCCCGCGTGGACGCCGCCCAGGCGAAGGCCTTCATCGCCTCCCATGGCGGACGCGCCAAGACCGACCGGATCGACGCCGCCTGGTTGAGCCGGTACGGCCGCGAACGCGCCGCCACCCTGACGCCCTGGCAAGTGCCCAGCCGCGAACGCGAAGCCTTCGCCGCACGGCTGCGCCATCGTCAGGATCTGCTGGCCCAGCGCACCCAGGCCAAGAACCGGCGCGGCGCTCCAGGCGCCGAGCCGCTCCATCAATTGCTGGATCGGCAGATCCACTTCCTCACCAGCCAGATCGCCGAGATCGACCGCCTCATGGCCGAGCAACTCGACGCCGACCCCGACCTGGCGCGCCACGAGCAGATCCTGCGCGCCATCCCGGGCATCGGCCCGGTCGCCGCCCGCACCCTCATCGCCCTGCTGCCCGAACTCGGCCGGCTCGGCCCCAAACAGGCCGCCAGCCTCGCCGGCCTCGCTCCCCATCCCAGAGATTCCGGATCCGCCCGAAAATACCGAAGAATGACCGGCGGCCGCGCAGCCCTGCGCCCCGTGCTCTTCATGGCGGCGCTCTCCGCTGCACGCGCCCACCCAGCCTTGAGCGCCGTCTACCAGCGCCTCACCGCCGCTGGAAAACCAAAGCGCCTCGCCATCGCCGCTGTCGCGCGAAAGCTCGTCGTCATCGCCAACGCTACCCTGCGAGACGCTCAAATCCCTCAGCCAAACTGA
- a CDS encoding NAD(P)H-dependent oxidoreductase, with translation MTRPSIVGISGSLSAPSRTLTFVRHTAERIAGEAGGDAHIVDIAALSGVGTLRTRAEADAEVEAALRAVETADLLIAGSPVYKGSYSGLFKHFIDFVDYRSLVGTPVALLATGGSDRHALVIEHQLRPLFAFFQAAPLGTGLFLTDRDLAEGRIAAGPAEQRFERLVEEAAHALKVRLSHQARLAGAAA, from the coding sequence ATGACGCGCCCCAGCATCGTCGGTATCAGCGGCAGCCTGTCGGCGCCCTCGCGTACCCTGACCTTCGTCCGCCACACCGCGGAGCGCATCGCCGGCGAGGCGGGCGGCGACGCGCACATCGTCGACATCGCGGCGCTGAGCGGCGTCGGCACGCTGCGCACCCGCGCCGAAGCCGACGCCGAGGTAGAAGCGGCTCTGCGCGCGGTGGAGACCGCGGACCTGCTGATCGCCGGCTCGCCGGTCTACAAGGGCTCCTATTCCGGCCTGTTCAAGCACTTCATCGACTTCGTCGATTATCGCAGCCTGGTCGGCACGCCTGTGGCGCTGCTGGCGACCGGCGGCAGCGACCGCCACGCCCTCGTCATCGAGCATCAGCTGCGTCCGCTCTTCGCCTTCTTCCAGGCGGCGCCGCTCGGCACCGGCCTGTTCCTCACCGACCGCGACCTCGCCGAGGGCCGCATCGCCGCCGGCCCGGCCGAACAGCGCTTCGAGCGCCTGGTCGAGGAAGCCGCCCACGCGCTCAAGGTCCGCCTTTCCCACCAGGCCCGCCTCGCCGGCGCCGCCGCCTGA
- a CDS encoding solute carrier family 23 protein, whose protein sequence is MTLSLGVQHAVMAIALSAYALVVAKLANLSLEDTQSFLACTILGMALATVLQAWGGKVGAGAFIVHIPDPIMVPFIALVITSYGLGGVLPATVLAGCAALLVGRVVPHLRPLFPPTVMGVVVTVGGFSLVRGALEHSLGLDDKYHIDPLSLVIALVTLSVIVGFSIWGTKAMKLFSLLAGMVAGIVVSAALGYVHGLERFATTPVFALPHVPTPVFNLDIGMLAVIVMVALLVQLDTFASVVIMDKMDDADWHRADMKMVSGGNTANGLGNVIAGLIGAMPTATSSANIGLCHATRSTSRYIGIAAALMIAVVALLPQVTLALTLIPTPVIGAIEVYAAGFFAVSGLELAASRQLDSRGIFMIGIALTVGLGVMLMPELVENVPEVMKHMVGSGFVMAGVTAVALNLLFRLGTSMRARRELGEEGQSTSEAIVDFVEAQGGLWAARRDVVRRAALAALEAAEFIVASGEGRRPTAIQGRFDEFNLDIELLHSGPPLVLGRALAPAPDIHALLDADDAAIDAAMAGVSSVLVQRLADRVRSGTRDGSSYLLLHFDH, encoded by the coding sequence ATGACGCTCAGTCTCGGCGTGCAGCATGCCGTCATGGCGATCGCGCTGTCGGCCTATGCGCTGGTGGTGGCGAAGCTCGCCAATCTCTCGCTGGAGGACACCCAGTCCTTCCTCGCCTGCACCATCCTCGGCATGGCGCTGGCCACCGTGCTGCAAGCCTGGGGTGGCAAGGTCGGGGCCGGTGCCTTCATCGTGCACATCCCCGATCCCATCATGGTGCCGTTCATCGCCCTGGTGATCACCAGTTACGGCCTTGGCGGCGTGCTGCCGGCGACGGTGCTGGCGGGCTGCGCGGCGCTGCTGGTCGGCCGCGTGGTGCCGCATCTGCGCCCGCTCTTCCCGCCCACCGTGATGGGCGTGGTTGTGACGGTCGGCGGCTTCTCGCTGGTGCGCGGCGCGCTGGAGCATTCGCTCGGGCTCGACGACAAGTACCATATCGACCCGCTGAGCCTCGTCATCGCGCTGGTCACGCTCAGCGTCATCGTCGGTTTCTCCATCTGGGGCACCAAGGCGATGAAGCTGTTCAGCCTGCTGGCCGGCATGGTCGCGGGCATCGTGGTGTCGGCCGCGCTCGGCTATGTGCATGGGCTGGAACGCTTCGCCACCACCCCGGTGTTCGCGCTGCCGCACGTGCCGACGCCGGTGTTCAACCTCGATATCGGCATGCTGGCGGTGATCGTGATGGTGGCGTTGCTGGTGCAGCTCGACACCTTCGCCAGCGTCGTCATCATGGACAAGATGGACGATGCCGACTGGCACCGCGCCGACATGAAGATGGTGAGCGGCGGCAATACCGCGAACGGCCTGGGCAATGTCATCGCCGGCCTGATCGGCGCCATGCCGACCGCGACCTCCTCGGCCAATATCGGCCTCTGCCACGCCACTCGCTCCACCTCGCGCTATATCGGCATCGCCGCCGCCTTGATGATCGCGGTGGTGGCGCTGCTGCCGCAGGTGACGCTGGCGCTCACCTTGATCCCCACGCCGGTGATCGGCGCAATCGAGGTCTATGCCGCCGGCTTCTTCGCGGTGTCGGGACTGGAACTCGCCGCCTCGCGCCAGCTCGACAGCCGCGGCATCTTCATGATCGGCATCGCGCTCACGGTCGGCCTCGGCGTGATGCTGATGCCGGAGCTGGTGGAGAATGTGCCGGAAGTCATGAAGCACATGGTCGGCTCGGGCTTCGTCATGGCCGGCGTCACCGCGGTGGCGCTGAACCTGTTGTTCCGGCTCGGCACCTCGATGCGGGCGCGGCGCGAACTGGGCGAGGAGGGGCAGTCGACCTCGGAAGCCATCGTCGATTTCGTCGAGGCCCAGGGCGGCCTCTGGGCGGCCCGCCGCGACGTGGTGCGCCGCGCCGCGCTGGCCGCGCTGGAGGCGGCCGAGTTCATCGTCGCCTCTGGCGAGGGACGCCGCCCCACCGCGATCCAGGGCCGCTTCGACGAGTTCAATCTCGATATCGAGCTGCTCCATTCCGGCCCGCCTCTGGTGCTGGGCCGCGCCCTGGCGCCGGCGCCGGACATCCATGCGCTGCTCGACGCGGACGACGCCGCGATCGACGCCGCCATGGCGGGGGTATCGAGCGTGCTGGTGCAGCGCCTCGCCGACCGCGTGCGCTCAGGCACGCGGGACGGTTCGTCGTACCTGCTGCTGCATTTCGATCATTGA
- a CDS encoding ABC transporter ATP-binding protein, which yields MLAPSPAFPVPQPGRPAVLEANGLTLDYETERGIVRAVEGVDFTILEGERLMLLGPSGCGKSSILKAAAGFLKPAAGTLALRGKPVTGPGPDRIVVFQEFDQLLPWKSVIDNVAFPLRVARKLPLAAARERAAMALRRVGLARVLDQYPHTLSGGMKQRAAIARALATEPDVLLMDEPFAALDALTRLQMQRDLLEIAEETGLTLLFVTHAIDEAVLLGTRLHLLSAHPGRTIASFDTSEFGAADIGTGRFERMAQEVHARLFGTGDAA from the coding sequence ATGCTGGCGCCCTCCCCCGCTTTTCCCGTGCCGCAGCCCGGACGTCCCGCCGTGCTGGAGGCCAATGGCCTCACGCTCGACTATGAGACCGAGCGCGGCATCGTGCGGGCGGTGGAGGGGGTCGACTTCACCATTCTGGAAGGCGAGCGGCTGATGCTGCTCGGCCCGTCCGGCTGCGGCAAGTCCTCGATCCTGAAAGCCGCCGCCGGCTTCCTGAAACCGGCCGCCGGCACGCTTGCCTTGCGCGGCAAGCCGGTGACGGGCCCGGGGCCGGACCGCATCGTGGTGTTCCAGGAATTCGACCAGCTGCTGCCGTGGAAGAGCGTCATCGACAATGTCGCCTTCCCACTGCGAGTCGCCCGCAAGCTGCCGCTGGCCGCCGCCCGCGAGCGCGCCGCCATGGCGCTGCGTCGGGTCGGCCTCGCCCGGGTGCTGGACCAGTATCCGCACACACTCTCCGGCGGCATGAAGCAGCGCGCCGCCATTGCCCGCGCGCTCGCCACCGAGCCCGACGTGCTCCTGATGGACGAGCCGTTCGCCGCGCTCGACGCCCTCACCCGCCTGCAGATGCAGCGCGATCTCCTGGAGATCGCCGAGGAGACCGGGTTGACGCTGCTGTTCGTCACCCATGCCATCGACGAGGCCGTGCTGCTCGGCACGCGGCTGCACCTGCTCAGCGCCCATCCCGGCCGCACCATCGCCAGCTTCGACACCTCCGAGTTCGGCGCCGCCGATATCGGCACCGGCCGCTTCGAGCGCATGGCGCAGGAGGTGCACGCCCGGCTGTTCGGCACAGGAGATGCCGCATGA
- a CDS encoding FAD/NAD(P)-binding protein, whose product MSDRAAATSVAIIGGGFSGAAVAWHLLRLQPKLSHIVIIEPRAEIGRGLAYSAADPSHRINVPAARMSLIPDQPDHFNDWLIASGHLDADPAAHLEDGRNFPARAVFGQYVQAEIASLGSRIRHVQASAEEVVAEADGYAIRCSNGATVQAGIVVLAVCHVPPSAPAPLERALGGDPRFIANPWTPGVLDAIAPDARVLIVGSGLTMADIVASLDRNGHRGEIVAVSRRGLRSRGHPSAPCDPFGDFAANPAHTVQALVRRVREAVREAAREGKSWHGVLDQVRLQGSIIWGALPLNERRRLLRHLRPFWDVHRFRIAPQVEATLDRRAEAGRFTLRSASLRGFARDAAGIAVTLRDRRTSLIDTSHFDAVVLATGPAHGRVFADSALLGALEDAGLARPDPLRLGIEVDQQARALSADGKARDDLFVAGPLARGTFGELMGLPDVTNYAIRVAAGVAELLQQRAPRLVADKIY is encoded by the coding sequence GTGAGCGATCGGGCGGCCGCGACCTCGGTCGCCATCATCGGCGGCGGCTTTTCCGGCGCCGCCGTCGCCTGGCATTTGCTGCGGCTGCAGCCCAAACTCTCCCACATCGTCATCATCGAGCCGCGCGCCGAGATCGGGCGCGGCCTCGCCTATAGCGCGGCCGATCCCAGCCACCGCATCAATGTGCCGGCGGCGCGGATGTCGCTGATCCCGGATCAGCCCGACCATTTCAATGACTGGCTGATCGCCTCCGGCCATCTCGACGCCGACCCCGCGGCGCATCTGGAAGATGGCCGCAATTTCCCGGCGCGCGCGGTGTTCGGGCAATATGTGCAGGCTGAGATCGCCAGCCTCGGCAGCCGCATCCGCCATGTCCAAGCCTCGGCCGAGGAGGTGGTCGCGGAGGCGGACGGGTACGCGATACGCTGCTCGAATGGCGCCACCGTGCAGGCCGGCATCGTCGTGCTGGCGGTGTGCCATGTGCCGCCGAGTGCGCCGGCGCCACTGGAGCGGGCGCTCGGCGGCGATCCGCGCTTCATCGCCAATCCCTGGACGCCGGGTGTGCTCGACGCCATCGCGCCCGACGCCCGCGTGCTCATCGTCGGCAGCGGGCTCACCATGGCCGACATCGTCGCCTCGCTCGACCGCAACGGCCATCGAGGCGAGATCGTCGCGGTGTCGCGGCGCGGGCTGCGCTCACGCGGCCATCCCTCCGCGCCGTGCGATCCCTTTGGCGACTTCGCCGCCAACCCCGCGCACACGGTGCAGGCACTGGTGCGGCGGGTGCGCGAAGCAGTTCGCGAGGCGGCGCGCGAGGGCAAGAGCTGGCACGGCGTGCTCGATCAGGTCCGCCTTCAGGGATCGATCATCTGGGGCGCGCTGCCGCTCAATGAGCGACGCCGGCTGCTGCGCCATCTGCGCCCGTTCTGGGACGTGCACCGCTTCCGCATCGCGCCGCAGGTCGAAGCCACGCTGGATCGCCGGGCAGAGGCCGGCCGCTTCACGCTGCGCTCCGCCTCGCTGCGCGGCTTCGCCAGGGACGCGGCAGGCATTGCGGTCACGCTGCGCGACCGCCGCACCAGCCTGATCGATACCTCGCATTTCGACGCCGTGGTGCTGGCCACCGGCCCGGCCCATGGCCGCGTGTTCGCCGACAGCGCCCTGCTCGGCGCGCTGGAGGATGCGGGCCTCGCCCGGCCCGACCCGCTGCGACTCGGCATCGAGGTCGACCAGCAGGCCCGTGCGCTTAGTGCCGACGGCAAGGCGCGGGACGATCTGTTCGTCGCCGGCCCGCTCGCCCGCGGCACGTTCGGCGAACTGATGGGCCTGCCGGATGTGACCAATTACGCGATCCGCGTCGCCGCCGGCGTCGCCGAGCTGTTGCAGCAGCGCGCCCCGCGGCTGGTTGCCGATAAAATCTACTAA
- a CDS encoding ABC transporter permease subunit: MSEVLDQTRIEAPPAPVIVVRAHPLTRLARSLVFRRFIVLAVLALAWEIAARWQDNPIMLPSFTEAARAFIEASLNEGLLLSAVGSLFVLLKGYLLALVIAMVIVSLAVSNSFLRDALQTVAAMLNPLPAIALLPLALLWFGLGEKSLLFVLVNAVIWPFALAALQGFEGVPETHRLVGRNYGLKGPAYVWHILIPSALPSLISGMRVGWAFAWRTLIAAELVFGVSSSSGGLGWFIFRARNELFTDRVFAGLATVILIGLLVEAVVFRGLETLTVRRWGALR; encoded by the coding sequence ATGAGCGAGGTGCTGGACCAGACCCGCATCGAGGCCCCGCCCGCGCCGGTCATCGTCGTGCGCGCGCATCCGCTCACGCGGCTCGCCCGTTCGCTCGTCTTCCGGCGCTTCATCGTGCTGGCAGTTCTGGCGCTCGCCTGGGAGATCGCGGCGCGCTGGCAGGACAACCCGATCATGCTGCCGAGCTTCACCGAGGCGGCGCGGGCCTTCATCGAGGCCAGCCTCAACGAAGGGCTGCTGCTCTCCGCCGTCGGCTCGCTGTTCGTGCTGCTCAAGGGCTATCTGCTGGCGCTCGTCATCGCCATGGTCATCGTCTCGCTGGCAGTGTCGAACAGCTTCCTGCGCGACGCCTTGCAGACGGTCGCGGCGATGCTGAACCCGCTGCCCGCCATCGCGCTGCTGCCGCTTGCGCTGCTGTGGTTCGGGCTCGGCGAGAAGAGCCTGCTGTTCGTACTGGTCAACGCCGTCATCTGGCCGTTCGCGCTGGCCGCGCTGCAGGGCTTCGAGGGCGTGCCGGAGACGCACCGCCTGGTCGGGCGCAATTACGGGCTGAAGGGACCGGCCTATGTCTGGCACATCCTCATCCCCTCGGCGCTGCCCTCGCTGATCTCCGGCATGCGGGTCGGCTGGGCCTTCGCCTGGCGCACGCTGATCGCCGCCGAGCTGGTGTTCGGCGTCAGCTCGTCCTCCGGCGGGCTCGGCTGGTTCATCTTCCGCGCCCGCAACGAGCTGTTCACCGACCGCGTCTTCGCCGGCCTCGCCACCGTGATCCTGATCGGCCTGCTGGTGGAAGCCGTGGTGTTCCGCGGGCTGGAGACATTGACCGTTCGGCGCTGGGGGGCGTTGCGATAG
- a CDS encoding ABC transporter substrate-binding protein — MKRLFRGLLAAALIAGSALPASAEGLIRISEQFGTLYVPFHILRDQKLIEKHGKALGVDITVEWQKLSGGNAVNDALLSGSIDIASAGIGPFLTVWDRTKGAVKVIGAFGAQPSYLLTNKDSIKSLKDFGPNDRIATPAAIVSVQGRTLQIASEQAFGEGQQNKLDANQVTLPHPDATAALLSGSTEITAHLSNSPFQEQALKDPKIHKIWSSYDVLGGPLTPTLAYSTVKFRSENPKTYEAFFLAFQEATAIADKDRKLAAETYVKVEKSKLDPAFIQQVISNPEVKFTLVPLNTQKFADFLYKTGAIKVKPASWKDYTFPELHDQPGS; from the coding sequence ATGAAACGTCTGTTCCGCGGCCTCCTCGCCGCCGCCCTCATCGCCGGCAGCGCGCTTCCGGCTTCGGCCGAAGGGCTGATCCGCATCTCCGAGCAGTTCGGCACGCTCTATGTGCCGTTCCACATCCTGCGCGACCAGAAGCTGATCGAGAAGCACGGCAAGGCGCTCGGCGTCGACATCACGGTGGAGTGGCAGAAGCTCTCCGGCGGCAATGCGGTGAATGACGCGCTGCTCTCCGGCTCGATCGACATCGCCTCCGCCGGCATCGGCCCGTTCCTCACCGTGTGGGACCGCACCAAGGGCGCAGTGAAGGTGATCGGCGCCTTTGGCGCGCAGCCGAGCTACCTGCTGACCAACAAGGACAGCATCAAGAGCCTGAAGGATTTCGGCCCGAACGACCGCATCGCCACCCCCGCGGCCATCGTCTCGGTGCAGGGCCGCACCTTGCAGATCGCCTCGGAGCAGGCGTTCGGCGAGGGCCAGCAGAACAAGCTCGACGCCAACCAGGTGACGCTGCCGCATCCCGACGCCACCGCGGCGCTGCTCTCCGGCTCCACCGAGATCACCGCGCATCTCTCCAATTCGCCGTTCCAGGAACAGGCGCTGAAGGACCCGAAGATCCACAAGATCTGGTCGTCCTATGACGTGCTGGGCGGCCCGCTGACGCCGACACTGGCCTATTCGACGGTGAAGTTCCGGAGTGAGAACCCCAAGACCTACGAGGCGTTCTTCCTCGCCTTCCAGGAGGCGACCGCGATCGCCGACAAGGACCGCAAGCTCGCCGCCGAGACCTATGTGAAGGTCGAGAAGTCGAAGCTCGACCCGGCCTTCATCCAGCAGGTGATCTCCAACCCGGAAGTGAAGTTCACCCTCGTCCCGCTGAACACCCAGAAATTCGCCGACTTTCTCTACAAGACGGGGGCGATCAAGGTGAAGCCGGCGAGCTGGAAGGACTACACCTTCCCTGAACTGCACGACCAGCCGGGCAGCTGA
- the ssuD gene encoding FMNH2-dependent alkanesulfonate monooxygenase has translation MPNLTTTDPQPGVNVLWFLPTHGDGRYLGTTTGGREVNLPYLQQVAQAADNLGFYGVLLPTGRSCEDSWVIASALAPQTKQLRFLVAVRPGLASPTLAARMTATLDRISDGRLLINIVTGGDPVENAGDGIFLNHDERYEVTREFLVVYRALLAGETVNYHGKHISIEDGRLLFQPTQIPPLYFGGSSVAANDVAAEHVDKYLTWGEPPAAVAAKVQEVRALAAARGREVTFGIRLHMIVRETDAEAWAAADALISQLDDDTIAQAQKVFARLDSVGQARMSALHGGQRDKLEVSPNLWAGVGLVRGGAGTALVGSGETVAARMQEYIDLGIDSFILSGYPHLEEAYRVGELVLPRLKLNHGRRTERLNVNTGPFGETIANDYRPARAAAQS, from the coding sequence ATGCCGAACCTCACCACCACCGACCCGCAGCCCGGCGTCAATGTGCTCTGGTTCCTGCCGACCCATGGCGACGGGCGCTATCTCGGCACCACCACCGGCGGGCGCGAGGTCAACCTGCCCTATCTCCAGCAGGTGGCGCAGGCGGCCGACAATCTCGGCTTCTACGGCGTGCTGCTGCCGACCGGACGCAGTTGCGAGGATTCCTGGGTGATCGCCTCGGCCTTGGCGCCGCAGACCAAGCAGCTGCGCTTCCTGGTCGCGGTGCGTCCCGGCCTCGCCTCGCCGACGCTGGCGGCGCGGATGACGGCGACGCTCGACCGCATCTCCGACGGCCGGCTGCTCATCAATATCGTCACCGGCGGCGACCCGGTGGAGAATGCCGGCGACGGCATCTTCCTGAACCATGACGAGCGCTACGAGGTGACGCGCGAATTCCTCGTGGTGTATCGCGCGCTGCTCGCCGGCGAGACCGTCAATTATCACGGCAAGCACATCAGCATCGAGGATGGCCGCCTGCTGTTCCAGCCGACGCAGATTCCGCCGCTCTATTTCGGCGGCTCGTCCGTGGCGGCCAACGATGTCGCCGCCGAGCATGTCGACAAGTACCTCACCTGGGGCGAGCCGCCGGCAGCGGTGGCGGCCAAGGTCCAGGAAGTGCGGGCGCTTGCCGCGGCACGCGGGCGTGAGGTGACGTTCGGCATCCGGCTGCATATGATCGTGCGCGAAACCGACGCCGAGGCCTGGGCAGCGGCGGACGCGCTGATCAGCCAGCTCGACGACGACACCATCGCGCAGGCGCAGAAGGTGTTCGCCCGGCTCGATTCGGTCGGCCAGGCGCGGATGTCGGCGCTGCATGGCGGGCAGCGCGACAAGCTGGAGGTCAGCCCGAACCTGTGGGCCGGCGTCGGATTGGTACGCGGCGGCGCGGGTACGGCATTGGTCGGCTCAGGCGAGACGGTGGCGGCACGGATGCAGGAATATATCGATCTCGGCATCGACAGCTTCATCCTCTCGGGCTACCCGCATCTGGAGGAAGCCTACCGGGTCGGCGAACTGGTGCTGCCGCGCCTGAAGCTCAACCATGGCCGGCGGACCGAGCGGCTCAACGTCAATACCGGGCCGTTCGGCGAGACCATTGCCAATGATTACCGCCCGGCGCGGGCGGCCGCGCAATCGTGA